The Glycine max cultivar Williams 82 chromosome 12, Glycine_max_v4.0, whole genome shotgun sequence genome window below encodes:
- the LOC100786868 gene encoding protein CNGC15c, which produces MAFGNSRSARFEDDPELAKFPVTNGDNGAKIKFHIDGTQIPEPSSNMAPKKVAGKFLKTRMLSRVFSEDYGRVKRIVLDPRGQTIHRWNKIFLVACLVSLFVDPLFFYLPVVRDEVCIDIGITLEVILTLVRSVVDVFYVIQILMKFRTAFVAPSSRVFGRGELVLGYYKIAFRYLRKGFWLDFVAALPLPQVLIWIVIPTLRGSTMANTKNVLRFFIIFQYIPRLLLIFPLSSQIVKATGVVTETAWAGAAYNLMLYMLASHILGACWYLLSIERQEACWRSVCDLEKSFCQYGFFDCHRVKGALRVSWFMASNITNLCSPNANHDFYQFGIYADAVTSKVTSSAFFNKYFFCLWWGLRNLSSLGQGLLTSTYVGEIMVAIVVATLGLVLFALLIGNMQTYLQSTTVRLEEWRVKRTDTEQWMHHRQLPPELRESVRKYDQYKWLATRGVDEEALLKGLPVDLRRDIKRHLCLDLVRGVPLFDQMDERMLDAICERLKPALCTEGMFLVREGDPVNEMLFIIRGHLDSYTTNGGRAGFFNSCCIGPGDFCGEELLTWALDPRPSVILPSSTRTVKAISEVEAFALIAEDLKFVASQFRRLHSKQLRHKFRFYSHQWRTWAACFIQAAWRRHKKRKEVAELIRARAIHVNVVDEPQTQTPTYAKRVARSTRTDSGVVSSLQKPAEPDFSVVE; this is translated from the exons ATGGCTTTTGGTAATTCAAGATCTGCAAG GTTTGAAGATGATCCGGAGCTAGCAAAATTTCCTGTTACTAACGGTGACAATGGTGCTAAGATTAAATTCCACATTGATGGCACACAAATACCTGAGCCTAGTTCCAatatggctccgaaaaaggtggcaGGGAAGTTCTTGAAAACTAGAATGCTGTCAAGAGTGTTCTCAGAAGACTATGGCAGAGTAAAACGAATAGTGTTAGATCCTAGGGGACAAACCATTCACCGATGGAACAAGATTTTCTTGGTAGCATGTTTAGTATCTTTGTTTGTGGACCCTTTGTTCTTTTATCTTCCAGTGGTTCGAGATGAAGTGTGCATTGATATTGGAATAACTCTTGAAGTTATCCTCACATTGGTAAGATCAGTGGTGGATGTCTTTTATGTGATTCAGATTTTGATGAAGTTTCGGACGGCTTTTGTTGCTCCTTCTTCAAGGGTTTTTGGGAGAGGAGAACTTGTTTTAGGGTATTATAAGATTGCATTTAGGTACCTCCGCAAGGGTTTCTGGTTAGACTTTGTTGCTGCCCTGCCCCTTCCTCAG GTGTTAATTTGGATTGTTATCCCAACTCTTAGGGGTTCAACCATGGCAAACACAAAAAATGTCCTTCGCTTTTTCATCATTTTCCAATATATTCCGAGGCTACTTTTGATTTTTCCACTTTCATCACAAATTGTAAAAGCTACAGGGGTTGTGacagagacggcatgggcaggGGCTGCTTACAACCTTATGCTTTACATGCTGGCTAGCCAT ATTTTAGGGGCTTGCTGGTACCTTCTATCAATCGAACGTCAAGAAGCATGCTGGAGAAGTGTATGTGATTTGGAGAAGTCATTTTGTCAATATGGATTCTTTGACTGCCACAGGGTTAAAGGTGCCCTCAGGGTCTCCTGGTTTATGGCAAGTAATATCACAAATTTATGCTCACCAAATGCAAACCATGACTTCTATCAGTTTGGTATATACGCTGATGCCGTGACTTCCAAAGTTACATCCTCGGCATTCTTCAATAAGTACTTCTTTTGCCTGTGGTGGGGCCTAAGGAATTTGAG TTCTTTGGGTCAAGGCCTTCTTACTAGCACATATGTTGGAGAAATAATGGTCGCCATTGTTGTTGCAACCCTCGGATTGGTTCTTTTTGCATTGCTGATTGGTAATATGCAG ACATATCTCCAATCAACTACTGTTCGCTTAGAAGAGTGGAGGGTGAAAAGAACTGATACAGAGCAATGGATGCATCACAGGCAACTACCTCCAGAGCTAAGAGAATCTGTGCGTAAATATGACCAATACAAATGGCTGGCTACACGAGGAGTAGATGAAGAAGCTCTTCTCAAAGGACTTCCCGTGGATCTTCGTAGAGACATCAAGCGCCACCTCTGTCTCGATCTAGTTCGAGGA GTGCCATTATTTGATCAAATGGACGAGAGAATGCTGGATGCAATATGCGAGAGGCTAAAGCCTGCATTGTGCACTGAGGGCATGTTTCTGGTCCGCGAGGGTGATCCTGTGAACGAGATGCTATTCATAATCCGAGGCCATCTAGATTCTTACACCACCAACGGGGGCCGGGCCGGGTTCTTCAACTCGTGCTGCATTGGGCCTGGCGATTTCTGCGGGGAGGAGCTTCTAACATGGGCCTTGGACCCACGGCCCAGTGTGATACTCCCCTCATCCACTCGAACAGTGAAAGCCATCTCAGAAGTGGAGGCCTTTGCACTCATAGCAGAAGACCTCAAGTTCGTTGCGTCACAGTTTAGAAGACTACACAGCAAACAGCTCAGGCATAAGTTCAGGTTTTACTCGCACCAGTGGAGAACTTGGGCCGCGTGTTTCATTCAAGCTGCTTGGAGAAggcacaagaaaagaaaggaagtgGCTGAACTAATTAGGGCAAGGGCAATTCATGTTAATGTTGTTGATGAGCCTCAAACTCAAACACCAACCTATGCTAAAAGGGTTGCCAGGAGTACTAGGACAGATTCTGGAGTTGTAAGCTCCTTGCAGAAGCCAGCAGAACCTGATTTCTCTGTTGTTGAATAG